The genomic interval TACGATTGTCGATCTTCAAAAGGCCCCTCGGCCCTTGCATTGACTTGGAGCAACCCTGCTGCCAGTTATCAACAGCTGCCAGTGTGGCTGTGGAAATCGTTTGTAAACAAATGTAAATACTGTAAAAATAGATTTCTGATCTGATTTAAACCATTTACTTCATTCCACTTAAGTGGCATCGATAGCGCTGTGACGCAAAGATTTGTGCCAAAAAATGGCATTTTTGCAGTCACAAACTGTCACTTGTTGGCGGCTCTCTCACGCCGGTCTATCCCTTTCGTTGTGCGAGAGCAATCCTAGGGGTCCCTCCAGCAAGCGGCGAGGTTGCGCTTGCTGGCGTAGCAATAGGGGCTTCCACCCGAATGGAGTAGCCGGACGGCGCGATCCGGCAGACGCTGGGTTTGCGTCTTCTGCTGCGATAGACGCTGTCCGGCCTTCGGCATAACACGCCTATCTATTTCGCGACATTGCCAGCATGAATTCTTCCGCGCGGCGTTGTACTTCGCCTTCGCTGAGCGTTTCTTTCACAGTAGCGAGCGCCCAGACGTGTCCCCAGGGATCGCCTACCCAGCCATAGCGATCACCGAAAAACATGTCGGTGGGCGGAAGCAGCGGAGTGCCTCCAAGTTGCACGGCATGGGCGAAGCTCTTGTCGACATCGTCGACGTACATCTCCAGCACAACGCTGGTGCCGCCCAGCGTCTCCGGCGAGCGAGGACCTTTTGGGTCGTGTCCGGGCATGTCGGTGAGTTGGAGATATGATTCTCCGATCTTGAATTGCGCGAAGATGCCGGGCATGCGCGGCATGGGCGCCTGATAAAGAATCTTCGCGCCGAATGCTTTCTGGTAGAAATCGAGCGCAGCGCGTCCGTCGCGCACCATGAGATAGGGAACTACCTGCCGGTTGTTTGGTCTTCCTCCCTGGATGGCCAAGTTATGTGTCCTTTCGCTGGTTAGTTTGCGTTAAACGCCAGACGTGTCCGGAAGGATCTCTGACGTCGCGGAACTGCGCGGCCCATGCGGCGATCTGCTCGAGCGGCTCGGGAGCGAGCCGGTAATAGCGGTGGCGGCCGGAGCGGCGCGCGGCGAT from Terriglobales bacterium carries:
- a CDS encoding VOC family protein encodes the protein MAIQGGRPNNRQVVPYLMVRDGRAALDFYQKAFGAKILYQAPMPRMPGIFAQFKIGESYLQLTDMPGHDPKGPRSPETLGGTSVVLEMYVDDVDKSFAHAVQLGGTPLLPPTDMFFGDRYGWVGDPWGHVWALATVKETLSEGEVQRRAEEFMLAMSRNR